The following proteins are encoded in a genomic region of Tigriopus californicus strain San Diego chromosome 6, Tcal_SD_v2.1, whole genome shotgun sequence:
- the LOC131881637 gene encoding uncharacterized protein LOC131881637 has translation MSSVLQISHREHVHFLMRQISKAQQRNAFADLHFICSDGKVVHVHAGILGCLSHVIRQCMTTRVPFANLARGLSGHIEIFETEQTFDQMISLPDVSSAEFQNVIALLYNGQVMIDHTQEQSESILRVLHMLRIPIDSDNLVIQVQYGNKPDLDPLNEREESDSSSSLNNGNDFRDTSWYPSGFHETDEDERAPLSNFGHDGASNNNNNNVSDNNTKKQRRSCSKCGKTYLKCVARHLVRHEAKCLGWITCTSCGIDILGEEMKQHQEDYHGIVGYDTAPKAPKRPSNGAGDYFPCEICGRKIHRIWVKRHRNEKHSEYAQFTEEEYQEIMEKRVKIDDQRDMEEREPFHETDRRLVEQEPENQEQEGHEDVEEDVEGGKLLNCLRCEFQTPLLSKLKVHVFGHFRNHIKDQYLPKGSSPNEDCPFCHYKASLAGNLLAHIGLTHRKIEEFLNLEEVTLLFPRPPSRPKLGPKLLPHDLKELSDSEAPQAAVPSRRWSMACYICDKTIYHSNLKNHFCEHFEVQIRQELERTQPNTLVCSFCHWRAPNGSALVTHVGRRHNMIMDYLDPMTRAKIIVFDDAWEMENFGPDKERLSFVCDKCHGVFGTHLELCRHLTMTNCEPMVMTDSQS, from the exons ATGAGTAGCGTGCTTCAAATATCGCACAGGGAACATGTTCATTTCCTTATGCGACAGATCAGCAAAGCTCAG cAACGCAATGCCTTTGCCGACCTGCATTTCATCTGCTCTGATGGTAAGGTAGTCCACGTGCATGCTGGGATTTTGGGCTGCTTGTCCCACGTGATTCGACAATGCATGACCACGAGAGTGCCTTTCGCCAATTTGGCTCGGGGCCTCTCCGGGCACATTGAAATCTTCGAAACAGAGCAAACCTTTGACCAAATGATCTCCTTGCCCGATGTGAGCTCAGCGGAGTTCCAGAATGTAATCGCCTTGCTGTATAATGGTCAAGTCATGATTGATCACACCCAAGAGCAATCTGAGAGTATTTTAAGAGTGCTCCACATGCTCCGTATCCCTATTGACAGTGACAATCTGGTGATTCAAGTCCAGTACGGGAATAAACCGGACCTGGACCCACTGAATGAGCGCGAGGAGTCGGATTCGAGTAGTAGCCTCAATAATGGGAATGACTTTCGGGACACGTCATGGTACCCCTCCGGTTTCCATGAGACGGATGAGGACGAGCGAGCTCCCTTGTCAAATTTCGGACATGATGGTGCAtcgaataataataataacaatgtTAGTGACAATAACACCAAGAAACAACGTCGATCGTGTTCCAAGTGTGGCAAAACCTACTTGAAATGTGTGGCGCGTCATTTGGTCCGCCATGAAGCCAAATGTTTGGGTTGGATCACGTGTACCTCTTGTGGCATTGATATTTTGGGCGAGGAAATGAAACAACATCAGGAGGATTACCACGGCATCGTTGGATACGATACAGCTCCCAAGGCGCCCAAGAGACCTTCCAATGGAGCGGGTGATTATTTTCCGTGCGAGATTTGCGGGCGTAAAATCCATCGGATTTGGGTCAAGCGACATCGCAATGAAAAGCACTCAGAATATGCTCAGTTCACAGAAGAGGAGTATCAGGAAATCATGGAGAAAAGAGTCAAAATTGACGACCAGAGGGACATGGAAGAAAGAGAACCCTTCCATGAAACGGATCGAAGATTGGTGGAACAAGAGCCAGAAAATCAGGAGCAGGAAGGACACGAAGATGTGGAAGAGGATGTGGAAGGTGGGAAGCTCCTCAATTGTCTGAGATGTGAATTCCAAACACCATTATTGTCGAAGTTGAAGGTTCAcgtttttggacattttcgaAATCACATCAAAGATCAGTACCTACCCAAGGGCTCCTCACCCAATGAAGATTGTCCATTTTGCCACTACAAGGCGTCTTTGGCTGGAAATCTTCTCGCTCACATTGGGCTGACCCATCGAAAGATAGAAGAGTTCTTGAACTTGGAAGAAGTCACGCTCTTATTTCCCAG ACCTCCAAGTCGTCCAAAGCTTGGCCCCAAACTTCTACCCCATGACCTGAAGGAACTGTCCGATTCGGAAGCCCCTCAAGCGGCAGTTCCATCCCGGCGATGGTCCATGGCCTGTTACATCTGTGACAAAACCATCTATCACTCCAATTTGAAGAACCACTTCTGTGAACACTTTGAAGTTCAGATTCGACAAGAATTGGAGCGAACCCAACCCAATACCCTGGTGTGTAGCTTTTGTCACTGGAGGGCACCCAATGGATCTGCTCTGGTCACGCACGTGGGACGAAGACACAACATGATCATGGACTATTTGGACCCGATGACTCGTGCCAAAATAATCGTGTTCGACGATGCTTGGGAAATGGAGAACTTTGGCCCCGACAAGGAGCGATTGTCATTTGTATGCGATAAATGTCATGGCGTTTTCGGCACTCATTTGGAGCTTTGCCGTCATCTCACCATGACCAATTGCGAACCTATGGTTATGACGGATTCCCAAAGTTAA